In one Rhodococcus sp. B50 genomic region, the following are encoded:
- a CDS encoding B-4DMT family transporter yields the protein MKPWLLRGLGLALVHVVVRVLLGAALIQWPLQGSVLRWLGFTVVVIAAFVWAGLDGIRDHRAHPDPDEGADLTMRWLAVGAVTGIVGGVLTWLVDTVTPVPVGVTSLFFEITSGAAFTVLLVFLPAMAAVTVGRFFARRSERKAARDDDWSVHREHHAPAGVGAAAPAGSAQADPAWRNDDSPTEVFPRVDPKQ from the coding sequence ATGAAACCCTGGTTGCTTCGCGGACTCGGGCTCGCCCTCGTCCACGTTGTCGTGCGCGTCCTGCTCGGTGCCGCTCTCATCCAGTGGCCGTTGCAGGGATCGGTACTGCGCTGGCTGGGCTTCACCGTCGTGGTGATCGCAGCGTTCGTCTGGGCCGGCCTCGACGGCATTCGCGACCACCGCGCGCATCCCGATCCCGACGAGGGCGCCGACCTGACGATGCGCTGGCTCGCCGTCGGCGCGGTCACCGGCATCGTCGGTGGAGTCCTCACCTGGCTCGTCGATACGGTCACCCCGGTACCGGTGGGTGTGACGTCCCTGTTCTTCGAGATCACCTCCGGGGCCGCGTTCACCGTGCTGCTGGTGTTCCTGCCGGCGATGGCCGCGGTCACCGTGGGCCGGTTCTTCGCGCGCCGGAGCGAGCGCAAGGCCGCGCGTGACGACGACTGGTCGGTCCACCGGGAGCATCACGCGCCCGCAGGTGTAGGCGCGGCGGCACCCGCGGGTTCGGCGCAGGCCGACCCTGCCTGGCGCAACGACGACTCCCCCACCGAGGTGTTCCCGAGGGTCGATCCGAAGCAGTAG
- a CDS encoding TIGR03086 family metal-binding protein codes for MTDTTEMLDLIPATRRMERILAGIDDAQLPGPTPCSGTSVGVLVDHVLGLSLAFTAAARKDHGPYTDTPPQLTSELPPDWRRLAPDRLADLGRAWKEPTAWEGMTRAGGLDLPAPVAGLVALDELVVHGWDLAVATGQPYICEPDEIAACTAFAESIAEEERVGDGGGLFGPAVRVGDDASPLDRLIGLTGRDPSWSPPESTS; via the coding sequence ATGACCGACACCACCGAGATGCTCGACCTGATTCCCGCCACCCGCCGCATGGAGCGCATCCTCGCGGGCATCGACGACGCGCAGCTGCCGGGACCGACACCGTGTTCCGGCACCTCCGTCGGCGTGCTCGTCGACCACGTGCTCGGACTGTCGCTCGCGTTCACGGCGGCAGCGCGCAAGGACCACGGCCCGTACACCGACACCCCACCGCAGCTCACGAGCGAACTGCCGCCGGACTGGCGTCGCCTCGCGCCCGATCGGCTCGCCGACCTCGGCCGGGCGTGGAAGGAGCCCACGGCCTGGGAGGGCATGACCCGAGCGGGCGGACTCGACCTTCCGGCGCCGGTCGCCGGACTCGTCGCTCTCGACGAACTCGTCGTCCACGGCTGGGATCTCGCCGTCGCCACGGGACAGCCGTACATCTGCGAGCCCGACGAGATCGCAGCGTGCACCGCCTTCGCGGAGAGCATCGCCGAGGAGGAACGCGTCGGCGACGGGGGCGGTCTGTTCGGTCCTGCCGTCCGGGTGGGTGACGACGCGTCGCCACTGGACCGCCTGATCGGACTCACCGGACGCGACCCGTCGTGGAGTCCGCCCGAGTCGACGAGCTGA
- the aroB gene encoding 3-dehydroquinate synthase — protein sequence MTEPVRIDVETAQPYPVIIGRGLLGDVVEELSGTRTVAIFHQPTLTATAEAVREALAETGIDAHRIEIPDAEDGKELAVAGFCWEVLGRIGLTRSDAVVSLGGGAATDLAGFVAATWMRGVRVYHIPTTLLAMVDAAVGGKTGINTEAGKNLVGSFHEPSAVFVDLATLETVPRNEIVAGLAEVIKTGFIADPVILDLIEENPEAALDPAGTVLPELIRRSVEVKAKVVAADLKESSLREILNYGHTLGHAIERRERYRWRHGAAVSVGLVFAAELGRLAGRLDDATADRHRAILESVGLPTTYDPDAFGDLLEGMQTDKKNRAGMLRFVVLDGLAKPGRLEGPDPTLLAAAYSEVARQGKADAGTVLL from the coding sequence GTGACCGAACCGGTACGCATCGACGTCGAGACCGCCCAGCCCTATCCGGTGATCATCGGCCGGGGACTGCTCGGCGACGTCGTCGAAGAACTGTCCGGCACGCGGACCGTCGCGATCTTCCACCAGCCGACGCTCACCGCAACGGCGGAGGCCGTGCGGGAGGCGCTGGCCGAGACCGGAATCGACGCGCACCGCATCGAGATTCCCGACGCCGAGGACGGCAAGGAACTCGCCGTCGCCGGCTTCTGCTGGGAGGTTCTCGGCCGCATCGGGCTGACCCGCTCGGACGCCGTCGTCAGCCTCGGTGGCGGCGCCGCCACCGACCTGGCCGGATTCGTCGCCGCGACGTGGATGCGCGGTGTTCGCGTCTACCACATCCCCACCACCCTGCTGGCGATGGTCGACGCCGCCGTGGGCGGCAAGACCGGCATCAACACCGAGGCGGGGAAGAACCTCGTCGGATCGTTCCACGAACCGTCCGCGGTGTTCGTCGATCTCGCCACCCTCGAGACGGTTCCGCGCAACGAGATCGTGGCCGGTCTGGCCGAGGTCATCAAGACCGGGTTCATCGCCGATCCGGTCATCCTCGACCTGATCGAGGAGAACCCCGAGGCCGCGCTCGATCCCGCCGGTACGGTGCTGCCCGAGCTGATCCGGCGTTCGGTCGAGGTCAAGGCGAAGGTGGTCGCGGCCGACCTCAAGGAGTCGAGCCTGCGCGAGATCCTCAACTACGGCCACACACTCGGCCACGCCATCGAGCGTCGCGAGCGGTACCGCTGGCGTCACGGCGCCGCCGTGTCGGTGGGCCTGGTGTTCGCAGCCGAACTCGGCCGGCTTGCCGGGCGCCTCGACGACGCCACCGCCGACCGGCACCGCGCGATCCTCGAATCCGTCGGCCTGCCCACGACCTACGATCCCGATGCCTTCGGCGATCTGCTCGAGGGTATGCAGACCGACAAGAAGAACCGTGCCGGCATGTTGCGATTCGTCGTCCTCGACGGACTCGCGAAGCCCGGCAGGCTCGAAGGACCCGATCCCACCCTGCTCGCGGCGGCCTACTCCGAGGTCGCGCGACAGGGCAAGGCCGACGCGGGAACCGTGCTGCTCTAG
- a CDS encoding shikimate kinase, producing MSPRLVLIGPPGAGKSTIGRRVANALDLPLLDTDAEIERVTGRTIPEIFSQDGEPAFREIEEEVVARAIDSHDGVVSLGGGAILSERTRARLAGHTVVYLEISVSEGLRRTGAVGAAGTRPLLAGGDPAQKYRDLMRRRRPLYRQASTIRVRTDGRSPGRVVQQVLAKLEAADTATSQTISEDRSPTP from the coding sequence ATGTCGCCTCGCCTGGTACTCATCGGCCCGCCGGGAGCGGGCAAGTCGACGATCGGCCGTCGGGTCGCGAACGCACTCGACCTGCCGTTGCTCGACACCGACGCCGAGATCGAGCGTGTGACCGGCCGGACGATCCCCGAGATCTTCTCGCAAGACGGCGAACCCGCCTTCCGGGAGATCGAGGAAGAGGTGGTCGCCCGGGCCATCGACAGCCATGACGGGGTGGTGTCCCTCGGCGGTGGAGCGATCCTGTCGGAACGCACCCGTGCGCGACTCGCCGGACACACCGTCGTCTATCTCGAGATCAGCGTGTCGGAAGGATTGCGTCGCACCGGCGCGGTCGGAGCCGCCGGAACCCGGCCGTTGCTGGCCGGCGGCGACCCGGCCCAGAAGTACCGCGACCTCATGCGTCGTCGTCGTCCGTTGTACCGGCAGGCGTCGACCATCCGGGTACGCACCGACGGCCGCAGCCCAGGGCGGGTCGTCCAGCAGGTGCTTGCCAAACTCGAAGCCGCGGACACCGCTACCAGCCAGACCATCAGCGAGGATCGGAGCCCCACACCGTGA
- the aroC gene encoding chorismate synthase, translating to MLRWITAGESHGPALVAMLEGMVAGVEVTSNDISEQLARRRLGYGRGARMKFEADKLTILGGVRHGHTLGGPIAIEIGNTEWPKWETIMASDPVDPELLAGQARNAPLTRPRPGHADFAGMLKYGFDDARPVLERASARETAARVAAGTVARNFLRQAFGAEVVSHVISIGASEPYTGPEPGADDLAAIDASPVRAYDKAAEESMIAEIEAAKRDGDTLGGIVEVVVHGLPVGLGSFVSGADRLDARLAAALMGIQAIKGVEVGDGFETARRRGSAAHDEMKPGPDGVLRSSNRAGGLEGGMTNGEALRVRAAMKPISTVPRALSTIDMTTGDEAVAIHQRSDVCAVPAAGVVAEAMVALVVAQAALEKFGGDSLAETVSNIDHYLKGIAARPPR from the coding sequence GTGCTGCGTTGGATAACTGCTGGAGAATCCCATGGTCCCGCCCTCGTCGCGATGCTCGAGGGAATGGTCGCCGGAGTCGAGGTGACGTCGAACGACATCTCGGAGCAACTCGCGCGACGGCGACTGGGCTACGGCCGCGGCGCACGCATGAAGTTCGAGGCCGACAAGCTCACCATCCTCGGCGGCGTCCGGCACGGACACACCCTGGGCGGCCCGATCGCGATCGAGATCGGCAACACCGAATGGCCCAAGTGGGAGACCATCATGGCCTCCGACCCGGTCGATCCCGAACTGCTCGCGGGACAGGCGCGCAACGCGCCGCTGACCCGTCCGCGGCCCGGCCACGCCGACTTCGCGGGCATGCTCAAGTACGGCTTCGACGACGCCCGTCCCGTCCTGGAGCGCGCCAGTGCCCGGGAGACCGCAGCACGCGTGGCGGCCGGCACCGTCGCCCGGAACTTCCTGCGCCAGGCGTTCGGAGCGGAAGTCGTCTCGCACGTCATCTCCATCGGTGCATCCGAGCCCTACACCGGCCCCGAACCCGGCGCCGACGATCTCGCTGCGATCGACGCGAGCCCCGTGCGCGCCTACGACAAGGCCGCCGAGGAGTCCATGATCGCGGAGATCGAGGCCGCCAAGCGCGACGGCGACACCCTCGGCGGGATCGTCGAGGTTGTGGTGCACGGGCTGCCCGTGGGCCTCGGCTCGTTCGTCAGTGGCGCCGATCGTCTCGACGCGCGGCTGGCCGCCGCCCTCATGGGGATCCAGGCCATCAAGGGTGTCGAGGTCGGCGACGGCTTCGAGACAGCACGCCGACGCGGCAGTGCCGCCCACGACGAGATGAAGCCCGGCCCCGACGGCGTGCTCCGCTCGAGCAACCGCGCCGGTGGCCTCGAAGGCGGCATGACCAACGGCGAGGCCCTGCGCGTGCGCGCGGCGATGAAGCCGATCTCCACGGTGCCGCGTGCCCTGTCGACGATCGACATGACCACCGGCGACGAGGCCGTCGCGATCCACCAGCGCTCCGACGTGTGCGCGGTGCCCGCGGCGGGTGTCGTCGCCGAGGCGATGGTCGCGCTCGTCGTCGCGCAGGCCGCTCTCGAGAAGTTCGGCGGCGACTCGCTCGCCGAGACCGTGAGCAACATCGACCACTACCTGAAGGGCATTGCGGCGCGGCCGCCGCGGTGA
- a CDS encoding prepilin peptidase — MVLGSGAGVIVRISAGRLARRRPPPALCELACAGVALVAVSATAGATTIGAAVFGWWCVCLSTVDVLVRRLPNVLTLGGAGAILGVAAATGHGRAAFAGALLLAAPLLITHLVVPRSLGAGDVKLALGLGAVTGLAGPGAVILVALLPPVLTAGAALFLRLRAIVRGGGEATPQVLPHGPSMCAAAVLASIPMG, encoded by the coding sequence ATGGTCCTCGGGTCGGGCGCGGGAGTGATCGTGCGGATCTCGGCAGGGCGGCTCGCCCGGCGTCGACCGCCACCGGCCCTGTGCGAGCTGGCCTGCGCGGGAGTCGCCCTCGTCGCGGTCTCGGCGACTGCTGGTGCCACGACGATCGGAGCCGCGGTGTTCGGATGGTGGTGTGTGTGCTTGAGCACGGTGGACGTGCTCGTGCGGCGACTGCCGAACGTGCTGACCCTCGGGGGAGCAGGAGCGATCCTCGGCGTGGCCGCGGCGACCGGACACGGCCGGGCGGCGTTCGCCGGCGCCCTTCTGCTCGCGGCGCCATTGCTGATCACTCACCTGGTCGTGCCCCGGTCGCTCGGCGCGGGAGACGTCAAACTCGCCCTCGGACTCGGTGCCGTCACCGGACTCGCCGGGCCTGGGGCGGTCATCCTCGTCGCCCTGCTCCCACCCGTCCTCACCGCAGGTGCGGCCTTGTTTCTGCGGCTCCGGGCGATCGTCCGCGGGGGAGGGGAGGCCACGCCGCAGGTGCTTCCGCACGGACCGTCGATGTGCGCTGCCGCAGTACTGGCGTCGATCCCGATGGGTTGA
- a CDS encoding DUF1622 domain-containing protein, whose product MEISSLLEHVGTVIDVVGVGVMVIGALAATWLAATARRRTPGAEIYEPYRRNLGRSILLGLEFLVAADIIKTVAVTPTFTSVGVLAVIVLIRTFLSWSLQLEIDGRWPWQRSVPDGESATGTTPVS is encoded by the coding sequence ATGGAGATTTCGTCGCTGCTCGAACACGTGGGCACGGTCATCGACGTCGTCGGAGTCGGCGTCATGGTGATTGGCGCGCTGGCAGCGACGTGGCTCGCGGCGACAGCGCGGCGGCGCACCCCGGGGGCGGAGATCTACGAACCGTACCGGCGCAATCTCGGGCGATCGATCCTGCTCGGCCTCGAATTCCTGGTCGCCGCCGACATCATCAAGACCGTCGCCGTCACGCCGACGTTCACGTCGGTGGGGGTGCTGGCGGTCATCGTGCTCATCCGCACCTTCCTGAGCTGGTCGCTGCAACTGGAGATCGACGGCCGGTGGCCATGGCAGCGTTCGGTGCCCGACGGCGAGAGCGCGACCGGTACGACGCCTGTCAGCTGA
- a CDS encoding RNA polymerase sigma factor has protein sequence MTDPSTADIERVFRDEYGRAVAVLTRVFGDIDVAEDAVQDAFSSAVERWPAEGIPPSPAGWIITTARRRAIDRARREAARSVKYAEADLLHPASGAVLDPEAVVSPEIPDDRLRLIFTCCHPALAPESRVALTLRLLCGLTTTQIARAFIVPESTMGQRISRAKRKIRDARIPFRVPSPNDLPERLDAVRSVLYLVYTEGHTTSGGSELADADLCAEAVRLGRLLAGLVPDDPETTGLLALMLLGESRRAARTGPGGGLVLLADQDRSLWDRTLIEQGQALVRRTLRWNRPGPYQIQAAIAAVHADAATIADTDWAQIVALYDLLSASIPTPVVALHRAVALAEVDGPAAALDIVDRLDLDRYHVFHAARADLLRRLGRTSEASAAYDTAAERTENTIERAHLLRRRDELREELS, from the coding sequence ATGACGGATCCGTCCACGGCCGACATCGAGCGCGTCTTCCGCGACGAGTACGGTCGGGCGGTCGCCGTCCTCACTCGTGTCTTCGGTGACATCGATGTCGCCGAAGACGCGGTGCAGGATGCCTTCTCGAGCGCCGTCGAGCGGTGGCCGGCGGAGGGGATCCCACCGAGTCCGGCCGGATGGATCATCACCACCGCCCGTCGCCGGGCGATCGACAGGGCACGACGGGAGGCGGCACGTTCGGTCAAGTATGCCGAGGCGGACCTGCTCCACCCGGCGTCCGGCGCCGTGCTCGACCCCGAGGCCGTGGTCTCTCCCGAGATTCCCGACGACCGTCTCCGGCTGATCTTCACCTGCTGCCATCCGGCGCTCGCACCGGAGTCGCGTGTCGCCCTGACACTGCGCCTGCTCTGCGGATTGACCACGACGCAGATCGCCCGCGCCTTCATTGTTCCGGAATCTACTATGGGGCAACGGATATCACGTGCCAAGCGGAAGATTCGCGACGCGCGCATCCCGTTCCGCGTTCCGTCCCCGAACGACCTGCCCGAACGCCTCGACGCCGTCCGATCCGTGCTCTATCTCGTGTACACGGAAGGCCACACCACGAGCGGCGGGTCCGAACTCGCCGACGCGGACTTGTGTGCGGAGGCCGTCAGGCTGGGCCGATTGCTGGCCGGGCTGGTACCGGACGATCCCGAGACCACGGGGTTGCTCGCCCTCATGCTCCTCGGTGAGTCCCGGCGCGCGGCGCGGACGGGACCGGGTGGCGGGCTCGTGCTGCTTGCCGACCAGGACCGATCGCTGTGGGATCGAACGCTGATCGAGCAGGGGCAGGCGCTCGTGCGACGCACCCTGCGCTGGAACAGGCCGGGGCCCTATCAGATCCAGGCCGCCATCGCTGCCGTGCACGCCGACGCGGCCACGATCGCCGACACCGACTGGGCGCAGATCGTCGCGCTCTACGACCTGTTGTCGGCCTCGATACCCACCCCGGTCGTCGCGTTGCACCGGGCCGTGGCACTCGCCGAAGTGGACGGTCCCGCCGCGGCTCTCGACATCGTCGACCGTCTCGACCTCGACCGCTATCACGTCTTCCATGCGGCGAGGGCCGATCTGCTGAGACGCCTCGGAAGGACCAGCGAGGCGAGCGCCGCGTACGACACCGCTGCCGAGCGGACGGAGAACACCATCGAACGCGCACATCTGCTGCGGCGGCGCGACGAGCTCCGGGAGGAACTCAGCTGA
- a CDS encoding YciI family protein — MAQYLLSIYQPDGEPPSPEFLEPIMKKVQAWQNEIREAGIWVFSGGLHPPDTATVVRTDEGRAVTTDGPYIEGKEHLGGFDILDVPDLDEALKWARGLAEATTLPIEVRPLAFGSCAG; from the coding sequence ATGGCGCAGTACCTGCTGAGTATCTACCAACCGGACGGTGAGCCGCCGTCACCGGAGTTCCTCGAACCGATCATGAAGAAGGTACAGGCCTGGCAGAACGAGATCCGGGAGGCGGGCATCTGGGTGTTCTCCGGCGGATTGCACCCACCGGACACCGCCACGGTCGTTCGCACGGACGAGGGTCGTGCGGTGACGACCGACGGCCCGTACATCGAGGGGAAGGAGCACCTCGGGGGCTTCGACATCCTCGACGTGCCCGACCTCGACGAGGCATTGAAGTGGGCACGCGGTCTCGCCGAGGCCACCACGCTTCCCATCGAGGTGCGGCCGTTGGCTTTCGGTTCCTGCGCCGGATGA
- a CDS encoding shikimate dehydrogenase, with product MAADPTRGVRRAAVLGKPIAHSKSPLLHLAAYRALGLTEWTYERIECTGEQLPALVSGLGDEWVGLSVTMPGKFAALGFATERTDRAVTIGSANTLVRIENGWRADCTDVDGVSGALRSAGVGDLSDASAVVVGSGGTARPALVGLTDLGVRSVTVVARSEEKARATFDCLGGDVETRWLSFDAPELARVCAEAGALVSTVPAPAAAPYAETLAHAPCILDAIYDPWPTPLATAAEARGGRVVSGLHMLLNQAFGQVEQFTGLPAPRAAMARAVGLDLNSPHPA from the coding sequence GTGGCCGCTGATCCGACCCGGGGTGTCCGGAGGGCGGCGGTCCTCGGCAAACCCATCGCACATTCGAAGTCGCCCCTGTTGCACCTCGCGGCGTACCGGGCACTCGGGTTGACCGAGTGGACCTACGAGCGCATCGAGTGCACCGGCGAACAGTTGCCGGCGCTCGTCTCCGGACTCGGCGACGAGTGGGTCGGCCTGTCGGTGACCATGCCGGGCAAGTTCGCGGCACTCGGTTTCGCGACCGAACGCACCGACCGGGCCGTGACGATCGGTTCGGCGAACACCCTCGTCCGTATCGAGAACGGGTGGCGGGCCGACTGCACCGATGTCGACGGCGTGTCGGGGGCATTGCGGTCGGCCGGGGTCGGCGATCTGTCCGATGCGTCGGCGGTCGTCGTCGGATCGGGTGGCACCGCGCGACCGGCGCTGGTCGGTCTCACCGACCTCGGTGTGCGCTCGGTGACCGTGGTCGCGCGTTCCGAGGAGAAAGCCCGAGCGACGTTCGACTGCCTCGGGGGTGACGTCGAGACCCGGTGGCTGTCGTTCGACGCGCCGGAACTCGCGCGGGTCTGTGCCGAGGCCGGTGCGCTCGTGAGCACCGTGCCCGCGCCCGCGGCAGCACCGTACGCGGAGACCCTCGCGCACGCGCCCTGCATCCTCGATGCGATCTACGATCCCTGGCCCACACCCTTGGCGACAGCAGCCGAGGCGCGTGGGGGTCGCGTCGTCAGCGGTCTGCACATGCTCTTGAACCAGGCCTTCGGGCAGGTCGAACAGTTCACCGGACTGCCCGCCCCGCGCGCGGCGATGGCCCGTGCCGTCGGGCTGGACCTGAATTCGCCGCATCCGGCGTGA